DNA sequence from the Aliidongia dinghuensis genome:
GTGCTGCGCAACGCGCGCGAGCGCACGATCATCGAGGACCGCTGGGAAGTCGTCGGCGACGCCAAGCCGCCGCGCGCGAAGAAGCGGAGCTACAAATACGTCGAGGAACTGGCGCGCATGCAGTTCGAGCTCATCAAGCTGCAGGAATGGGTCAAGATCCAGGGCCTCAGGGTCTGCGTGCTGTTCGAGGGGCGCGATGCGGCCGGCAAGGGCGGCGTCATCAAGCGCATCACCGAAAGCCTCAATCCCCGAACCTGCCGCGTCGTAGCGCTGGGCACGCCGACCGAGCGCGAGCGGACCCAGTGGTATTTCCAGCGCTACGTCGCCCAGCTGCCGGCGGCCGGCGAGATCGTGCTGTTCGACCGCAGCTGGTACAACCGCGCCGGCGTCGAGCATGTCATGGGCTTCTGCTCGAACGAGGAATACGAGGAGTTCCTGCGCGCCTGCCCGCTGTTCGAGGAAATGCTCGTCCGTTCCGGCATCCATCTCGTCAAATACTGGTTCTCCGTCAGCGACGAGGAGCAGGAGGCCCGCTTCATCGAGCGCATGCGCAACCCGATCAAGCGCTGGAAGCTGTCGCCGATGGACATCGCCTCGCGCGCCCACTGGGTCGAATATTCCAGGGCCAAGGACCGCATGCTCGAGCATACCGACACGAAGCTCGTGCCGTGGCACATCGTCGATGCGGACAGCAAGAAGCGGGCGCGGCTCAACTGCATCGCCCATCTCCTGCGCCAGGTCCCGTACAAGGATCTGGAGCCGATCGAGGTCGACCTGCCGCCGCGCCAGCCGGACGGTGGCTACGTCCGGCCGAAGAAGTCGAGCCAGCACTGGGTGCCGGAGCTCTATTGATCCCGGCGTGCCGGCCATTCTCGACCGAGGCTATCGCGTGATCCGCTCTTTCTGGTCTATCGCCGTCGGCCTCTTGCTCCTGGTCGCCGGGCCGGCAAGCGCGGACGGCATCGATTGCGCTAAGGCCAAGGCGCCGGCCGATCGGGCGGTGTGCGCCGATCCCGCCTTGACGGCGCTCGACGTCAAGATCGCCCGGCAATATGCCAAGGTTCGTGCGGCGCTCGCGGATGATGGGCTGCGCCATGACCTGGTTCAGGGGCAGCGCGCCTGGATCGCGGGGCGGGACGCCGCCTGTCCCGATGCCGAGCCCGAATGCCTGAAGGCGCACTATGCGGCGCGACTCGACGATCTGACGGCACTCGCGGCCGCGACCGACAACCGCACACGGGTCCTGAAGGGGCTCGACATCGTCGTGCTGCAGGGAGAATGGCGCGCCGACGGCTTCGTGACGCCGGACGGATCCGTCGAGCATTCAGAGGCGGAGCATCTGGAGAATGCGGCAATCGGCTGGGGCCTGCCGGCGCTTGGCCGGATCCTGACCGGCCATCCGGGCATGCTGTGCACCCAGAAGGACGCCGTGGCTAAGCCCTATTGCGCACCGTTCGGCCTGCAGAAGACGACGCTTGCGGATGCGGCCGGCGGCGACCGGATGGCGGCCGGGCTGAAGCTGCCGGCGACGGCGCCCGCCTTCGTGCTGGCCGGTGCCGTCAATCCGAGCGACCTCCTGATCCCGGCGGCGGACGGCAGCCTGCTGGCAGAGTTCAAGGTCTGCCGGGACGCGGGCCTCAGGGATTGCCATTTCGCCTATCAGGTCTGGAAACCCGCGAGCGAGGATGCCCGGCTGCTCGTGCGCTGAGGTGTTACCCTCCCGCGCAGCGTGTTTCATCTGATGATATAAATACTCACAGTAATCATCGTGTCACAACCCGCTCGACCACTTGGTTTCTTGCGAGACCAACTATGCCGGCCCGGAGACGCCTAACGAATCCGAAAGATTTTGCCGATAAATTGCCCCCACCTTCCTGCGGCAATTTTCCGTGATTTGAATCCGGGCGGCAGAACCCGCACTCGTGGGGGCAGGAACGCGGCGAGCATATTTCGGGAGCGGGTTCATGCGGTTTTCCGACTGGCGCATTTCCCTCAAGGTTGGTGGGGGTTTCGGCGTCGTCATTCTGCTGCTGATCGCGGTCGTGCTGACGGCATGGCTGTCGTTCCGCGCGGCCGACGGCAATTTCGGGCGCTATGCGGCGCTGGCCGAGACCAACAACCGCCTGCAGTCGGTGCGCGACGGCGTCGCC
Encoded proteins:
- a CDS encoding lysozyme inhibitor LprI family protein is translated as MIRSFWSIAVGLLLLVAGPASADGIDCAKAKAPADRAVCADPALTALDVKIARQYAKVRAALADDGLRHDLVQGQRAWIAGRDAACPDAEPECLKAHYAARLDDLTALAAATDNRTRVLKGLDIVVLQGEWRADGFVTPDGSVEHSEAEHLENAAIGWGLPALGRILTGHPGMLCTQKDAVAKPYCAPFGLQKTTLADAAGGDRMAAGLKLPATAPAFVLAGAVNPSDLLIPAADGSLLAEFKVCRDAGLRDCHFAYQVWKPASEDARLLVR
- the ppk2 gene encoding polyphosphate kinase 2, which gives rise to MAKDNDKQPVAEDGNGRLKLGGEVLRNARERTIIEDRWEVVGDAKPPRAKKRSYKYVEELARMQFELIKLQEWVKIQGLRVCVLFEGRDAAGKGGVIKRITESLNPRTCRVVALGTPTERERTQWYFQRYVAQLPAAGEIVLFDRSWYNRAGVEHVMGFCSNEEYEEFLRACPLFEEMLVRSGIHLVKYWFSVSDEEQEARFIERMRNPIKRWKLSPMDIASRAHWVEYSRAKDRMLEHTDTKLVPWHIVDADSKKRARLNCIAHLLRQVPYKDLEPIEVDLPPRQPDGGYVRPKKSSQHWVPELY